GCATTAATCGACAGGTCCGGTTTAGCGCGACAAACATTTTATTCAGATGAGGGTATCCTGGTATCTATGGTATTTGAATGTTTCAAGCAGGTTCAGAATTTACACATTGCAATATATATTGTTAATGATGACGGTTCTTCGATATTAGGCACATTAAATTTGGATGACACTGGTATAGTCGAAAATTGCTATAATCTCAATTCAGGCGTTTACAGGGCAATATGTACGTTCCCGGCAAATACTTTTGGCGAGAAGAGGTTTTTTTTAGATGTGCACCTTCAATATATAAAAACCGAACATTTAATTTTTCAAAAAATCCTTGGTTTTGATGTCAAATTTAAAGGATACAACAACATAACAGATGGGTGCGACCCTTACGTCCATTTTAGACCGAGGCTTAAATGGGACATTTCACCTTTGAATAATGAATGGGAGTCTAAACATGTTTGACAATAAAACAATTCTTATTACTGGTGGCACGGGTTCTTTTGGTAAAAAGGCAACCGAAATCATATTGGCGAGCTATAAGCCCAAACGCCTGATCATCTTCAGCCGCGATGAACTCAAACAATTTGAGATGGCACAGGATTACCATGATTCAAAATATAACAGCATTCGTTATTTTATTGGCGACGTTCGTGATAAAGAACGGTTGTACCGGGCCTTTCACGATGTCGATTATGTGATTCACGCAGCTGCTCTCAAACAAGTTCCTGCCGCTGAATACAATCCCTTTGAGGCCATTAAGACCAATATTATTGGCGCTCAAAATGTCATCAATGTGGCCATTGACCAGGGTGTCAAGAAAGTCATTGCACTGAGTACGGATAAAGCGGCCAATCCGATCAATCTCTACGGCGCCACAAAGCTGTGTTCTGACAAGCTGTTCATTGCCGGCAATTCCTATGTGGGCCGTGATACTACAACCTTCAGCGTAGTCAGATACGGCAACGTTGCGGGTAGCCGGGGCAGCGTAATCCCCTTTTTCCTGAAATGTCGGGATACTGGCGTTCTGCCTATCACGGACCCACGAATGACCCGCTTCTGGATTACCCTGGAACACGGGGTCGATTTCGTTTTGAACTGCCTTGAAACAATGGTTGGCGGGGAACTTTTCGTACCCAAGCTGCCCAGTATGAATATCATGGATTTGGCAAAAGTAATCGCCCCGGAATGCAAAACGGAAATTATAGGAATACGACCCGGCGAGAAACTCCACGAAATCATGATCCCGAAGGACGACGCAAGAAGAACTCTGGAATAT
The DNA window shown above is from Pseudomonadota bacterium and carries:
- the pseB gene encoding UDP-N-acetylglucosamine 4,6-dehydratase (inverting), translating into MFDNKTILITGGTGSFGKKATEIILASYKPKRLIIFSRDELKQFEMAQDYHDSKYNSIRYFIGDVRDKERLYRAFHDVDYVIHAAALKQVPAAEYNPFEAIKTNIIGAQNVINVAIDQGVKKVIALSTDKAANPINLYGATKLCSDKLFIAGNSYVGRDTTTFSVVRYGNVAGSRGSVIPFFLKCRDTGVLPITDPRMTRFWITLEHGVDFVLNCLETMVGGELFVPKLPSMNIMDLAKVIAPECKTEIIGIRPGEKLHEIMIPKDDARRTLEYDDRYIMQPDFNFWDRRFKNNGGQPVSDDFEYNSGDNPWMLTADEMGEIVKNL